In Carnobacterium viridans, the genomic window AAAGACTTTGTTTAACAGAAGGAATTGCAAATAAGACTACTATTCCAATAATGATAGCTATAACTATAGATATTTTTTTTTTTCATTGCTACATTCTCCTATCCTTAATTTTAATAGTTTAAATACTCTCTAAAAAATGAAATAACAAAAATAACCTTATTAAAATAAGATTCGGGATACATAATTCTATGGAATTTCATGTATCTTTAAATTTAAAAAAAGACTGGAGAATTGAAAAAATGTTCAAAAGTTTAACTTATTCTACTAAAAATTTATTGGAGCTATATTTGATTTAATTTCTACTATCGTAATTGCTCTATTACCTTAAAACTATCATCTGAAATAGGTGTACTAAAATCGAGTTTACTAGTTATAAAGGGTAAAATAATTTTGATTTAACAAGGTTTTACATACACGACTTTATCTAATTTCATGTGTTAAAAACGATAATATCCTGTTATTTATTATTAGCAATTAAAAGTTTAAAAATGTTGTTTTATCTTCTCTGTCTGAAAACAGCGTCCGGAATAATTTGAGCTTGTGTATCTGAAATATAGAGAAAAAATAAGTTCTGGTATTCTTTATAGAGTTATAGTCGCTCCAAACATAAAAATAGAGCCTCGCTCTCTAGAAGCTTCAAGTCCTTTTAAATCAATTTTATAAGTAACGTTTTCTTTTAACAAACGATCTTTTTTAAATTTCTTTCTGTACATCCAAATGGTACGATAGAAGCTTAGAATAAGGACAAATAAAGTAGCAATAATTGCAATAACTAAGCTTGATAATTGGTTTTGACCAAAAGATAATAAATAGAACGCAGTAGCTAATAAAAAAAAAGTGCCAGAATAAAGAATAAGAATATTTTTTTTAGCTAGATATAAACTAGCTCGTACATATTCTTTCTCGAATATCAACATTGACATAAATCTTTTTCCTTTGCAGAAGATCAGTCAAATATAAACCTTCTTTCATTTTCTTGTAACTAAATTTATATATCGATGATAGATAAATCTAAATCTCTCTACTTTTAAGATGAAAAACAACCTTGGTTTAATAAGGTTCGAATACATAATTCTATACAATTTCATGTATTACTGTTTTTTGAAGTATACCTTATCAGAATTTATATGTTTTGAGACTAATTCTTTAAATAGGGAAATGTCTTTTTTAGAACCAAAATAGCTCTTGGGTAATGAAATGCAAAAGATTTAGAAAAATAAACAATAAAATCATGTTTGATTTCTCGAACTGAGTAAATACGATCCCAGTCACGATGACTATTCCCATTTGAAGCACTTAAATTAAGTCCTAAATCGTTTGCTTCAACCGTGAGTTCTTCTCTTAAATCATGGTCACTTCTAAATTCTTTTTTTTGCTTTAATAACTTACAGCAAAAAAAGAGAGTGGAACAGCAATTAAAAGGACAGATAATGCAGAAATAATAAAAATTCGTTAGCAACGAAAGATCTGTTAAAGTAAATAAATAGATCATTAATATTAAAAACCGCTAATTTAAAACTTTTATAGCATATTTCATTCTCATATATAAGAAAGTTCGAGTATAATCTTTTCTGTTACAGAGAATTTAACTAGAAACATTTTCTTCGTTATTCATAAACTACCTCCTGATAAAATAAGTAAAAAATTTAAAGTCATCTGTTGCTTTATTATAGCAAAGATAAAATAAGCTTGTTTAATTTAAAAAAAGAACCTTAAACTAATAAGGTTCTCAATACAATGAATCTATGTAATTTCATGTATCAATTAAAATTATTGATAGTATCTTTTAAGTTCTTTCCGTTCTACTAATTACTTTTTATTGTAATATTCTAATGCATGGGAGGTTTTAAAATGAAAAATAAAAGGCGTTTTAATTATTTTTTTAATAGGATGTGTAGTAGGAGTTATTCTTTACCTATTGATATCTTCATTACCTATTTTAAATTGAATCTACCAGAAAATAAGTACATAAATAAAACGAAAAAGCAGAGATCAAATAATAAATTGACCTTTGTTTTTTT contains:
- a CDS encoding YcxB family protein, with the protein product MIYLFTLTDLSLLTNFYYFCIICPFNCCSTLFFCCKLLKQKKEFRSDHDLREELTVEANDLGLNLSASNGNSHRDWDRIYSVREIKHDFIVYFSKSFAFHYPRAILVLKKTFPYLKN